The following proteins are encoded in a genomic region of Methylobacterium tardum:
- a CDS encoding sensor histidine kinase — MTGYPAGEPLAPETSGARFQKLFRTTAFKLSLAYLAIFALCAFLALGYVAWNARAVLGDQIVSTIDAEINGLSEQYNAGGLRRLISVVERRSREPGASLYLVTTAGGDHVVGNVGYVPAAVLATPGQSETRYGRNDSDAEAHRAIVRVFTLPGGFRLLVGRDTEERDRLRAVIGRAFVTSLAAVVLLGVIGGWLAASRVLRRVDAMTQTTRAIMAGDLDGRLHVAGNGDELDRLASSLNQMLERIGELMRGMREVSDNIAHDLKTPLTRLRNRADEALRRASSPEELRAALEAVIEEGDGLIRVFNALLMIARLEAGSAREILVPLDLGQAVRGVGDLYEALAEDQGLVLDVRTEEGLTIAGNRELIGQALANLVDNALKYGAASDGTAARVTLEAWRAGETVRLAVSDPGPGIPEAERARVLDRFVRLEDARTRPGFGLGLSLVNAVVRLHQGTLRLSDNAPGLRVEISFPAETGAGGETGDIGYAPPSDGPVPVAPSRAR, encoded by the coding sequence GTGACCGGGTACCCGGCCGGCGAGCCCCTCGCGCCCGAGACCAGCGGCGCGCGCTTCCAGAAGCTGTTCCGCACGACCGCGTTCAAGCTGTCGCTCGCCTACCTCGCGATCTTCGCGCTCTGCGCCTTCCTGGCGCTCGGCTACGTCGCGTGGAATGCCCGGGCAGTGCTCGGCGACCAGATCGTCTCGACCATCGATGCCGAGATCAACGGCCTGTCGGAACAGTACAATGCCGGCGGCCTGCGCCGGCTGATCTCCGTGGTGGAGCGGCGCTCGCGCGAGCCGGGTGCCTCCCTCTACCTCGTGACCACGGCCGGCGGTGACCACGTCGTCGGCAATGTCGGCTACGTCCCGGCCGCGGTACTGGCGACGCCCGGCCAGAGCGAGACGCGCTACGGCCGCAACGATTCGGATGCCGAGGCGCACCGGGCGATCGTGCGGGTCTTCACCCTGCCGGGCGGATTCCGGCTCCTCGTCGGGCGCGACACCGAAGAGCGCGACCGGCTGCGCGCGGTGATCGGGCGCGCCTTCGTCACCTCGCTCGCCGCCGTCGTGCTCCTCGGGGTGATCGGCGGCTGGCTCGCGGCCAGCCGGGTCCTGCGCCGGGTCGATGCCATGACCCAGACCACCCGGGCGATCATGGCGGGCGATCTCGACGGCCGGCTGCACGTGGCCGGCAACGGCGACGAGCTCGACCGCCTCGCCTCAAGCCTCAACCAGATGCTGGAGCGCATCGGCGAGCTGATGCGCGGTATGCGCGAGGTGTCCGACAACATCGCCCACGATCTGAAGACGCCGCTGACCCGCCTGCGCAACCGGGCCGACGAGGCCCTGCGCCGCGCCTCATCGCCGGAGGAGCTGCGCGCGGCGCTCGAGGCCGTCATCGAGGAGGGCGACGGCCTGATCCGAGTGTTCAACGCCCTCCTGATGATCGCCCGGCTGGAGGCCGGCAGCGCCCGGGAAATTCTGGTGCCGCTGGATCTCGGACAGGCGGTGCGGGGCGTCGGCGACTTGTACGAGGCGCTCGCTGAGGATCAGGGGCTCGTCCTTGACGTGCGCACGGAGGAGGGCCTGACGATCGCCGGCAACCGCGAGCTGATCGGGCAGGCTCTGGCCAATCTCGTCGACAACGCCCTGAAATACGGAGCCGCCTCGGACGGCACGGCGGCGCGCGTCACCCTCGAAGCATGGCGTGCGGGCGAGACCGTCCGCCTCGCTGTCTCCGACCCCGGGCCGGGTATCCCGGAGGCGGAGCGCGCCCGCGTGCTCGATCGCTTCGTGCGGCTGGAGGACGCCCGCACGCGGCCCGGATTCGGGCTCGGCCTCAGCCTCGTCAACGCCGTCGTCCGCCTGCACCAGGGGACGCTGCGCCTCTCCGACAACGCGCCGGGTCTGCGGGTGGAGATCAGCTTCCCGGCCGAGACGGGCGCGGGGGGCGAGACCGGTGACATCGGGTACGCACCGCCATCGGACGGCCCTGTGCCGGTGGCGCCCTCACGCGCTAGGTAG
- a CDS encoding response regulator transcription factor, giving the protein MRLLIIEDDREAAAYLVKAFRETGHVADSAHDGLDGYALAREGDYDVLIVDRMLPKLDGLSLIRSLREQKVATPALILSALGQVGDRVKGLRAGGDDYLPKPYAFSELLARTEALARRQVGSGAAEETRYRIGDLELDRLSHRVTRAGREIPLQPREFRLLEYLMRHAGQVVTRTMLLEHVWDYHFDPQTNVIDVHVSRLRGKLDKGFPSPIIHTVRGAGYVLRVDEGGPG; this is encoded by the coding sequence ATGCGACTGCTCATCATCGAGGACGACCGGGAGGCGGCCGCCTATCTGGTGAAGGCGTTCCGCGAGACCGGGCACGTCGCCGACAGCGCGCATGACGGCCTCGACGGATACGCACTGGCGCGCGAAGGCGACTATGACGTGCTCATCGTCGACCGGATGTTGCCGAAACTCGACGGTCTCTCGCTGATCCGCTCGCTTCGCGAGCAGAAGGTGGCGACGCCCGCCCTGATCCTGTCGGCGCTGGGGCAGGTCGGCGACCGGGTGAAGGGCCTGCGCGCCGGCGGCGACGATTACCTGCCGAAACCCTATGCGTTCTCCGAGCTGCTCGCCCGGACCGAGGCCCTGGCCCGGCGGCAGGTCGGCTCGGGCGCCGCTGAAGAGACGCGCTACCGGATCGGCGATCTGGAACTCGACCGGCTGTCGCATCGCGTGACTCGCGCCGGCCGGGAGATCCCGTTGCAGCCGCGGGAATTCCGGCTTCTCGAATATCTAATGCGGCATGCCGGCCAGGTGGTGACGCGCACCATGCTGCTCGAACACGTCTGGGACTACCACTTCGACCCGCAGACCAACGTGATTGACGTCCACGTTTCGCGCCTGCGCGGCAAGCTCGACAAGGGCTTCCCGTCGCCGATCATCCACACGGTGCGGGGAGCCGGCTACGTGCTGCGCGTCGACGAGGGCGGCCCCGGGTGA
- a CDS encoding CsbD family protein, with protein sequence MVDTDRIVGGAKEAAGKVQGAAGDFVGSNRDSVEGRFREAQGQAQNVYGQVKDKARDLADRASDYASDAYDRAGDVAGDAYGRSGSYLRDGRAAVGARVEENPLVALLIAGAVGYGLALLVHGRR encoded by the coding sequence ATGGTTGATACGGATCGGATCGTCGGCGGCGCCAAGGAGGCTGCCGGCAAGGTTCAGGGGGCGGCCGGCGATTTCGTGGGCTCGAACCGCGACTCGGTCGAGGGACGCTTCCGCGAGGCTCAGGGTCAAGCCCAGAATGTCTACGGGCAGGTGAAGGACAAGGCGCGCGACCTCGCCGACCGGGCGAGCGACTACGCGAGCGATGCCTATGATCGCGCCGGCGACGTGGCGGGCGACGCCTACGGCCGAAGCGGCTCCTACCTGCGTGACGGGCGCGCCGCCGTCGGCGCCCGGGTGGAGGAGAATCCTCTGGTCGCGCTGCTGATCGCGGGCGCCGTCGGCTACGGCCTGGCCCTGCTGGTCCACGGCCGCCGCTGA
- a CDS encoding transglutaminase-like domain-containing protein, with protein sequence MRIRLGCEMRYAFPYPVPMVVMLNVHPSRADALEEPDALRTEPPVPVEIYRDGFGNLCGRLTAPAGSFTIGTDAVIRDDGKPDPAHPDAEQHAVEALPPETIVFLLPSRYCESDLLADTAWQLFGGITPGWERVQAVCDFVHGHIAFGYEFAHRDRTAVDAYAGGRGVCRDFTHLAVAFCRALNIPTRYCTGYVSFLGEPEPHPAGDFAAWMEVYLGGRWHVFDPRNNSPRVGRVMVAYGRDAADVPLTHTFGPNPLVGFRVWADQVDQTERPAVATLPPEEPLPPQIMTTRMG encoded by the coding sequence ATGCGGATCAGGCTCGGCTGCGAGATGCGCTACGCCTTTCCCTATCCCGTGCCCATGGTGGTGATGCTCAACGTGCATCCCTCCCGGGCCGATGCCCTCGAGGAACCCGACGCGCTCCGCACCGAGCCGCCCGTGCCCGTGGAGATCTATCGGGACGGCTTCGGCAATCTGTGCGGCCGCCTGACCGCGCCGGCTGGCAGCTTCACCATCGGCACCGATGCGGTGATCCGCGATGACGGGAAGCCCGATCCGGCGCATCCGGACGCCGAGCAGCACGCCGTCGAGGCCCTGCCGCCGGAGACCATCGTGTTCCTGCTGCCGAGCCGCTACTGCGAGTCAGATCTTCTGGCCGACACGGCGTGGCAGCTGTTCGGCGGGATCACGCCGGGCTGGGAACGGGTGCAGGCGGTCTGCGACTTCGTCCATGGCCATATCGCGTTCGGCTACGAGTTCGCGCATCGGGACCGGACGGCCGTCGACGCCTACGCGGGCGGGCGCGGCGTCTGCCGGGACTTCACGCATCTCGCGGTGGCGTTCTGCCGCGCCCTCAATATCCCGACGCGCTACTGCACCGGCTATGTCAGCTTCCTCGGCGAGCCCGAGCCGCATCCGGCCGGCGACTTCGCCGCCTGGATGGAGGTCTATCTCGGCGGCCGATGGCACGTATTCGACCCGCGCAACAACAGCCCGCGGGTCGGGCGGGTGATGGTGGCCTACGGCCGCGACGCCGCGGACGTCCCGCTGACACACACGTTCGGGCCCAATCCGCTCGTCGGTTTCCGGGTCTGGGCCGACCAAGTCGACCAGACCGAAAGGCCCGCGGTCGCAACCCTCCCGCCGGAGGAGCCGCTTCCGCCACAGATCATGACGACCCGGATGGGCTGA
- the meaB gene encoding methylmalonyl Co-A mutase-associated GTPase MeaB, translating into MTPSIDIESLRERLLRGDRAALARAITLAESKRADHRALASDLIDSVLPETGRAIRVGITGVPGVGKSTTIDALGSNLTEAGHKVAVLAVDPSSSRTGGSILGDKTRMARLAHDPRAFIRPSPSSGTLGGVAAKTRETMLLCEAAGFDVILVETVGVGQSETAVADLTDFFLVLMLPGAGDELQGIKKGILELADMIAVNKADSGEAEQRANAAASEYRAALHILTPASATWSPPVVTISGFHNLRLDALWAKIADHREKLTATGEIQAKRRTQDVKWMWALVDERLHQRLVGSPEIRRRTAEAEAGVARGETSPAAGAAAIAELIGL; encoded by the coding sequence ATGACGCCATCCATCGACATCGAGAGCCTGCGCGAGCGCCTGCTGCGCGGTGACCGCGCCGCCCTGGCCCGGGCCATCACGCTGGCCGAGTCGAAGCGCGCCGATCACCGGGCGCTCGCGTCGGATCTCATCGACTCCGTTCTGCCGGAGACCGGGCGGGCGATCCGGGTCGGGATCACCGGCGTGCCCGGCGTCGGCAAATCGACCACCATCGATGCCCTCGGCTCGAACCTCACCGAGGCCGGCCACAAGGTGGCGGTGCTGGCGGTCGACCCGTCCTCCTCGCGCACCGGCGGCTCGATCCTGGGCGACAAGACCCGGATGGCGCGGCTCGCCCACGACCCGCGCGCGTTCATCCGCCCCTCCCCGTCATCCGGCACCCTGGGCGGCGTCGCGGCGAAGACCCGCGAGACGATGCTGCTGTGCGAGGCTGCGGGATTCGACGTGATCTTGGTCGAGACGGTGGGGGTCGGCCAGTCGGAGACGGCGGTTGCCGACCTGACGGACTTCTTCCTCGTGCTGATGCTGCCCGGGGCCGGCGACGAGCTGCAGGGCATCAAGAAGGGAATCCTGGAACTCGCCGACATGATCGCGGTCAACAAGGCCGACAGCGGCGAGGCCGAGCAGCGGGCCAACGCCGCCGCCTCGGAATACCGGGCGGCCCTGCACATCCTGACGCCGGCCTCCGCGACCTGGTCGCCGCCGGTGGTGACGATCTCGGGCTTCCACAACCTGCGGCTCGACGCCCTGTGGGCGAAAATCGCCGATCACCGGGAGAAGCTCACCGCCACCGGCGAGATCCAGGCGAAGCGCCGGACGCAGGACGTGAAGTGGATGTGGGCGCTGGTAGACGAGCGCCTGCACCAGCGCCTCGTCGGCTCGCCCGAGATCCGACGCCGCACCGCCGAGGCGGAGGCGGGCGTCGCCCGGGGCGAGACCTCCCCGGCCGCGGGCGCGGCCGCCATTGCCGAGCTGATCGGCCTCTGA
- a CDS encoding alpha/beta hydrolase, producing MPSHIVSRRILLRFGALAGAAGLAPLLGACVTDDLGTGAGLPEKQSALDVMPVLLVATTRKPVGNPPRPPYFSSDRGRGLSFAEVRLSPPDRSLLGKVSAVITGDWTIGAVPKTETGPAAAEAFAQAALGRDVLIYVHGYRESFESAAVSAARLSDGIRFRGVSGLFTWPSAAATLDYNYDRESALWSRDAFEDLLKALAASPSGGRINIVAHSMGTLLTLETLRMLRAEAGEAAMARIGAVVLAAPDIDFDLFSNGVARLGPDVSKITVISATNDRALELSAAIAGGVRAGAVDRAKLEALGVRVADASDYGGGLINHDLFLSNPEVQGVVKRAIARGAGV from the coding sequence ATGCCGAGCCATATCGTCTCACGCCGCATTCTTCTCCGGTTCGGTGCCCTCGCGGGCGCCGCGGGTCTCGCGCCGTTGCTCGGCGCCTGCGTCACGGACGACCTCGGAACCGGAGCCGGGCTGCCCGAGAAGCAGTCGGCGCTCGATGTCATGCCGGTGCTGCTGGTGGCGACCACCCGCAAGCCCGTGGGCAACCCGCCGCGCCCACCGTATTTCAGCAGTGATCGCGGACGCGGCCTGAGCTTCGCCGAAGTGCGCCTGTCGCCCCCCGACCGCTCCTTGCTGGGGAAGGTCTCGGCCGTCATCACCGGCGACTGGACCATCGGGGCGGTGCCGAAGACCGAGACGGGCCCGGCCGCCGCCGAAGCCTTCGCGCAGGCCGCCCTGGGCCGCGACGTGCTGATCTACGTCCACGGCTATCGCGAATCGTTCGAGTCGGCCGCCGTCAGCGCCGCCCGGCTCTCGGACGGGATCCGCTTCCGCGGCGTCTCGGGCCTGTTCACGTGGCCGTCGGCGGCCGCGACCCTGGATTACAATTACGATCGCGAGAGCGCCCTGTGGTCGCGCGACGCCTTCGAGGACCTGCTCAAGGCCCTGGCCGCCTCGCCGAGCGGCGGCCGGATCAACATCGTCGCGCACTCGATGGGCACGCTCCTGACCCTGGAGACCCTGCGCATGCTGCGCGCCGAGGCCGGCGAGGCGGCGATGGCGCGCATCGGCGCGGTCGTGCTCGCCGCGCCCGACATCGATTTCGACCTGTTCTCCAACGGCGTCGCCCGGCTGGGACCCGACGTCTCGAAGATCACCGTGATCTCCGCCACCAACGATCGCGCCCTCGAGCTCTCGGCCGCGATCGCGGGCGGCGTCCGGGCCGGCGCCGTCGACCGCGCCAAGCTGGAGGCGCTCGGCGTGCGCGTCGCGGACGCCTCCGATTACGGCGGCGGCCTGATCAACCACGACCTATTCCTCTCGAATCCGGAGGTTCAGGGCGTGGTCAAGCGCGCCATCGCGCGGGGTGCCGGCGTCTGA
- a CDS encoding 3-hydroxybutyrate dehydrogenase: protein MTLKTKTALVTGSTSGIGLAIARALAAEGANVVLNGFGDANAIEDARAGIESAYGVKAHYSAADMTKPEAITAMVREAEEAFGSVDVLVNNAGIQFVSPIEEFPAEKWEQIIAINLSSAFHAMHAAIPGMKARGWGRIINTASAHSLVASPFKSAYVAAKHGIAGLSKAAALELAPHRITVNCISPGYVWTPLVEAQIPDTMKARGLTKEQVIEDVLLKAQPTKEFVTVDQVAALAVFLCSDAASQITGANISMDGGWTAQ, encoded by the coding sequence ATGACCCTCAAGACCAAGACCGCCCTCGTCACCGGCTCCACCAGCGGGATCGGCCTCGCCATCGCCCGCGCGCTCGCGGCGGAGGGCGCCAACGTCGTGCTGAACGGCTTCGGAGACGCGAACGCCATCGAGGACGCGCGCGCGGGGATCGAGAGCGCCTACGGAGTCAAGGCCCACTACTCGGCTGCCGACATGACCAAGCCGGAGGCGATCACCGCCATGGTGCGGGAGGCGGAAGAGGCGTTCGGATCCGTCGACGTGCTGGTCAACAATGCCGGCATCCAGTTCGTCTCACCGATCGAGGAGTTTCCGGCGGAGAAGTGGGAGCAGATCATCGCGATCAACCTGTCCTCGGCGTTCCACGCGATGCACGCGGCCATTCCCGGGATGAAGGCGCGCGGCTGGGGCCGGATCATCAACACGGCCTCGGCGCACTCGCTGGTCGCCTCGCCGTTCAAGTCGGCCTATGTGGCGGCCAAGCACGGGATCGCGGGCCTCAGCAAGGCGGCGGCACTGGAGCTCGCACCCCACAGGATCACGGTGAACTGCATCTCGCCGGGCTATGTGTGGACGCCGCTCGTGGAGGCGCAGATCCCCGACACCATGAAGGCCCGCGGCCTGACCAAGGAGCAGGTGATCGAGGACGTGCTACTGAAGGCGCAGCCGACCAAGGAATTCGTCACGGTCGATCAGGTCGCCGCGCTCGCGGTGTTTCTGTGCTCCGACGCGGCGAGCCAGATCACCGGCGCCAATATCAGCATGGATGGCGGCTGGACGGCGCAGTAG